A section of the Telopea speciosissima isolate NSW1024214 ecotype Mountain lineage chromosome 3, Tspe_v1, whole genome shotgun sequence genome encodes:
- the LOC122654474 gene encoding putative 12-oxophytodienoate reductase 11 has translation MEVKEGETEKNDHQMAGEVTPSPLITSYKMGKFQLFHRVVLAPLTRCRSFNSIPQPHAILYYSQRASKGGLLITEATGVSETAQGYPHTPGIWTKEQVEAWKPIVEAVHAKGGIFFCQIWHVGRVSNPDFQPNGQAPISSTDKPMKDVENSTPPRRLKTEEIPQLVNDFRMAARNAIEAGFDGVEVHGAHGYLLDQFLKDKVNDRTDKYGGTLENRCRFPLEVVEAVVDEIGADKVGMRLSPFANYSDAGDSNPEALGLYMAESLNKYGILYCHMVEPRMKTLGEKSETLHSLLPMRKAFNGTFITVGGYDKEDGDKAVATNYADLVAYGRVFIANPDLPRRFELNAPLNKYNRETFYAPDPVLGYTDYPFLESMT, from the exons ATGGAGGTGAAAGAAGGTGAAACAGAGAAGAATGATCATCAGATGGCAGGGGAAGTCACTCCCTCCCCTCTCATCACTTCATACAAAATGGGCAAATTTCAACTCTTTCATAG aGTGGTTTTGGCACCATTGACTAGATGTAGATCTTTCAACTCAATTCCTCAACCACATGCTATTCTGTATTATTCTCAAAGAGCCAGCAAAGGTGGGCTTCTCATAACCGAAGCTACTGGTGTCTCAGAAACTGCTCAAGG TTACCCACACACACCAGGTATTTGGACAAAAGAGCAGGTGGAAGCCTGGAAACCCATAGTTGAAGCTGTTCATGCAAAGGGTGGTATCTTCTTTTGCCAGATTTGGCACGTGGGAAGGGTTTCTAATCCTG ATTTTCAACCAAATGGTCAAGCTCCAATCTCTTCCACAGACAAGCCTATGAAGGATGTAGAAAACTCCACACCTCCAAGACGATTGAAGACAGAGGAAATCCCTCAACTTGTTAATGATTTTAGAATGGCTGCAAGGAATGCAATTGAAgctg GATTTGATGGAGTTGAAGTCCATGGAGCTCATGGCTATCTGCTTGATCAGTTCCTGAAAGATAAAGTCAATGATCGAACAGATAAATATGGTGGCACACTAGAGAATCGTTGTCGATTCCCTCTGGAAGTAGTTGAAGCAGTTGTTGATGAAATTGGTGCTGATAAAGTTGGAATGAGGCTCTCTCCTTTTGCTAACTATTCAGATGCTGGAGACTCAAACCCTGAAGCTTTGGGCCTTTACATGGCTGAATCCCTTAACAAATATGGGATTCTATACTGTCATATGGTAGAGCCAAGGATGAAAACTTTAGGGGAGAAGAGTGAAACTCTTCACAGTCTTCTTCCCATGAGAAAGGCTTTCAATGGTACTTTCATTACTGTTGGTGGATATGATAAGGAAGATGGAGATAAAGCTGTTGCTACTAATTATGCAGATCTTGTAGCTTATGGTCGCGTTTTCATTGCTAACCCAGATTTGCCAAGAAGGTTTGAGCTAAATGCTCCTCTCAACAAGTATAACAGAGAAACATTTTATGCACCTGATCCTGTTCTTGGTTACACTGATTATCCATTTTTGGAATCCATGACTTAA
- the LOC122654477 gene encoding major allergen Pru ar 1-like, producing the protein MGVTTINNEFNCPIPAARIFKAAILDAHNLLPKILPDKIKSIQIHGDGGAGSIKQIYLAEDGPFDFIQHRIDEIDEQNFKCKFTLIEGVVIGEKIEKVVDTVQFVACADGGSICKATSEFYTIGDYTMGEDEIQMGKDMAIGTFKMVEGYLLQNPDAYA; encoded by the exons ATGGGTGTGACCACCATTAACAACGAGTTCAATTGCCCAATCCCAGCTGCTAGGATTTTCAAGGCTGCAATCCTTGATGCACACAACTTACTTCCCAAGATCCTTCCTGACAAGATCAAAAGCATTCAAATTCATGGTGATGGTGGGGCTGGTTCCATCAAACAGATCTACTTGGCTGAGG ATGGCCCTTTCGACTTCATCCAGCATCGGATCGATGAAATTGATGAACAGAATTTTAAGTGCAAGTTTACTCTAATTGAAGGTGTTGTAATAGGGGAAAAGATCGAGAAGGTTGTTGATACGGTTCAGTTCGTGGCTTGTGCAGACGGGGGATCCATCTGTAAGGCTACTTCTGAGTTTTACACAATTGGTGACTACACGATGGGTGAAGATGAAATCCAGATGGGCAAGGACATGGCCATTGGAACGTTCAAGATGGTGGAAGGTTACCTCTTGCAAAACCCAGATGCCTATGCTTAA
- the LOC122654476 gene encoding major strawberry allergen Fra a 1.07-like produces MAVTTISNEFSCPIPAARIFKAAILDAHNLLPKILPDKIKSIEIHGDGGAGSIKQINLADDGPFDFIKHRIEEIDEQNFKCKFTLIEGAVIGEKIEKVVDTVQFMACANGGSICKATSEFYTIGDYKMGEDEIQMGKDMAIGTFKMVEDYLSQNPDAYA; encoded by the exons ATGGCAGTGACCACCATTAGCAACGAGTTCAGTTGCCCAATCCCAGCTGCTAGGATTTTCAAGGCTGCAATCCTTGATGCACACAACTTACTTCCCAAGATCCTTCCTGACAAGATCAAAAGCATTGAAATTCATGGAGATGGTGGTGCTGGATCCATCAAACAGATCAACTTGGCTGATG ATGGTCCTTTCGACTTCATCAAACATAGGATCGAAGAAATTGATGAACAGAATTTTAAGTGCAAGTTTACTTTGATCGAAGGTGCAGTTATAGGTGAAAAGATTGAGAAGGTTGTCGATACGGTTCAGTTCATGGCCTGTGCAAACGGGGGATCCATCTGTAAGGCTACTTCTGAGTTCTACACAATTGGTGACTACAAGATGGGTGAAGATGAAATCCAAATGGGAAAGGACATGGCCATTGGAACATTCAAGATGGTGGAAGATTACCTCTCGCAGAACCCAGATGCCTATGCTTAA
- the LOC122654925 gene encoding major allergen Pru ar 1-like: MGVTTITNEFNCPIPAARIFKAAILDAHNLLPKILPDKIKSIQIHGDGGAGSIKQINLADDGPFNFIKHRIEEIDEHNFKCKFTLIEGAVIGEKIEKVVDTVQFVACADGGSICKATSEFYTIGDYTMGEDEIQMGKDIAIGTFKMVEDYLSQNPDAYA, translated from the exons ATGGGTGTGACCACCATTACCAACGAGTTCAATTGCCCAATCCCAGCTGCTAGGATTTTCAAGGCTGCAATCCTTGATGCACACAACTTACTTCCCAAGATCCTTCCTGACAAGATCAAAAGCATTCAAATTCATGGTGATGGTGGGGCTGGATCCATCAAACAGATCAACTTGGCTGATG ATGGCCCTTTCAACTTCATCAAGCATAGGATCGAAGAAATTGATGAACATAATTTTAAGTGCAAGTTTACTTTGATCGAAGGTGCTGTAATAGGTGAAAAGATTGAGAAGGTTGTCGATACGGTTCAGTTCGTGGCCTGTGCAGACGGTGGATCCATCTGCAAGGCTACTTCTGAGTTTTACACAATTGGTGACTACACGATGGGTGAAGATGAAATCCAGATGGGCAAGGACATAGCAATTGGAACGTTCAAGATGGTAGAAGATTACCTCTCGCAAAACCCAGATGCCTATGCttaa